The following proteins are co-located in the Candidatus Palauibacter scopulicola genome:
- a CDS encoding cytochrome c3 family protein: MKISSRAAAGVLAAALGATALALYRPSTGELELAVASLDPSSFLHVQESADPQAVGEGETAAAALQFAEEQDLATMPAQWRAIYDHENASRGPEQPIPFNHRFHVTDLQIDCMYCHVGTERSVSGVVPSLEVCMGCHRIAGTGLPPVEELRQYEARGEPIEWEWVYKLPEFVQFSHKAHVRNLECQDCHGPVEEMDRVYQWAPLTMGWCLECHRQSPFDGDVATDHTLARDNPPPQAPGPRQPEGFYPRDIDTDYGRTRAPTDCAACHY, encoded by the coding sequence ATGAAGATAAGCTCTCGCGCGGCCGCGGGCGTCCTCGCCGCGGCCCTCGGCGCCACCGCCCTGGCGCTGTACCGGCCCTCAACCGGCGAACTCGAGCTCGCGGTCGCGAGCCTCGATCCGTCCTCCTTCCTGCACGTCCAGGAGAGCGCGGATCCGCAGGCCGTGGGCGAGGGCGAGACGGCCGCCGCGGCGCTCCAGTTCGCCGAGGAGCAGGATCTCGCGACGATGCCCGCGCAGTGGCGCGCGATCTACGATCACGAGAACGCGAGCCGCGGACCCGAGCAGCCGATCCCGTTCAACCACCGGTTCCACGTCACCGACCTCCAGATCGACTGCATGTACTGCCATGTGGGGACGGAGCGGTCGGTGTCGGGGGTCGTTCCGTCGCTCGAGGTGTGCATGGGATGCCACCGCATCGCGGGCACGGGGCTGCCGCCGGTCGAGGAGCTGCGTCAGTACGAAGCGCGGGGCGAGCCGATCGAGTGGGAGTGGGTGTACAAGCTGCCCGAGTTCGTGCAGTTCAGCCACAAGGCCCACGTGCGGAACCTCGAGTGCCAGGACTGCCACGGCCCGGTCGAGGAGATGGACCGGGTCTACCAGTGGGCGCCGCTCACGATGGGCTGGTGCCTCGAGTGCCACCGGCAGTCTCCCTTCGACGGCGATGTCGCGACCGACCACACGCTGGCGCGGGACAACCCGCCGCCACAGGCCCCGGGGCCTCGTCAGCCGGAAGGGTTCTACCCGCGGGACATCGACACGGACTACGGCCGGACCCGGGCCCCCACGGATTGCGCGGCATGTCACTACTGA
- a CDS encoding molybdopterin dinucleotide binding domain-containing protein, whose protein sequence is MSLLNGGNGGCGCAGSCSGGAAPEGDALNGAAANGANGTGTSRRRFLKVLGTSGAGAATLAACGPPDFGDKLIPSLVEEEGITPGVSDTYATVLPDAGPEPVAVHAQVRDGRVLGLSPNDRFGGGTNGLSSLTHSTLQDLYDPDRVSQPIQRNPSTEEGAPPFQFANWDDATAALTNAVRVGGAVLLTGRVTGTTGRFIAEWARVMGVEHIAWEPFSNQALAGGTADVSGGAGMPRFDLSSADRVACFGADFLGTWLAPTQMSAGFAAARDIDAHHHAKFTFVGPRLSLTGANADEWIEARAGTEGAVALAVAGVVAAARGVTLPAGVSAVSPEAVADAAGISADAIRALGEELAAAENAVAIPPGIESQGAAARQAHQAVAALNEVLGAVGTRVFPGGGAPEGTTASFVDMQALMGRMRAGQVRTLIVSGCNPAYALPAAAGFGEALANVANTVAITPHLDETASACGWVLPCHHALESWCDADLADGAMALGQPLMHPVFDTRQREDLLLDVANAAGQGAAFGGADYATVLRSTWTERLGGDDAWLDALRRGGASAAAWAGDEGEGSGADSGADPAPAGGVDGFAAPQAPDGTQLVVYPTAQFYDGRGANRSWMQEQPDAITKVVWNSWVEMHPDMADELGVERGDVVRVESAQGAIEAPVYVYRGIRPDTVAIPLGQGHTEYGRYARNRGVNPLDLLAANADPGSGALAYAGTAVTVEATGETARLVVTQGSTDDQDREIVHAMNVEDALHEVEAHEIDLVELVEAAWDSDPNSPYRWGMTIDLNACTGCGACVTSCYSENNIPTVGEEQAALRREMSWMRIHRFEEEAEDGGFQTVQQPMLCQHCGDAPCEPVCPVYATYHSPEGLNVQVYNRCVGTRYCANNCPYKVRRFNWFNHDARGRGDGGAFAWPLNLQLNPDITVREVGVMEKCTMCVHRINKAKIDAKEEGRTVRDGEVMTACQASCPSNAITFGNLKDPGSEVSRKAKSARGYHALGELGVRPAITYLEDVTHRHMPAGGHGEDEEAH, encoded by the coding sequence ATGTCACTACTGAACGGGGGCAACGGCGGCTGCGGCTGCGCGGGGAGCTGCTCGGGTGGCGCCGCGCCTGAAGGCGACGCCCTGAACGGCGCCGCGGCGAATGGCGCGAACGGCACGGGGACCTCCCGGCGTCGCTTCCTGAAGGTGCTGGGGACTTCCGGGGCCGGGGCGGCGACGCTGGCGGCGTGCGGTCCGCCGGACTTCGGGGACAAGCTCATCCCCAGTCTCGTCGAGGAAGAGGGGATCACGCCGGGCGTTTCCGACACCTACGCGACGGTGCTGCCGGATGCGGGGCCGGAACCGGTCGCCGTCCATGCGCAGGTGCGCGACGGCCGGGTCCTCGGCCTGAGCCCCAACGATCGGTTCGGCGGAGGCACGAACGGCCTTTCGTCGCTCACGCACTCGACGCTGCAGGACCTCTACGATCCGGATCGCGTGAGCCAGCCGATCCAGCGCAATCCGTCCACGGAGGAGGGGGCGCCTCCCTTCCAGTTCGCGAACTGGGACGACGCGACGGCGGCGCTGACCAACGCGGTGCGCGTCGGCGGCGCGGTGCTCCTCACCGGCCGGGTGACGGGCACGACGGGCCGCTTCATCGCGGAGTGGGCCCGCGTGATGGGGGTCGAACACATCGCTTGGGAGCCGTTCTCGAACCAGGCGCTGGCGGGCGGGACCGCGGACGTGAGCGGCGGCGCGGGCATGCCGCGCTTCGACCTCTCCTCGGCGGACCGGGTCGCCTGTTTCGGCGCGGATTTCCTCGGCACATGGCTCGCCCCGACGCAGATGTCTGCGGGTTTCGCGGCGGCGCGGGACATCGACGCCCACCACCACGCGAAGTTCACGTTCGTCGGCCCGCGCCTGTCCCTGACGGGCGCCAACGCGGACGAGTGGATCGAAGCGCGGGCGGGGACCGAGGGCGCCGTGGCGCTGGCCGTGGCCGGCGTCGTTGCGGCGGCGCGGGGCGTCACGCTTCCGGCCGGAGTGTCCGCTGTGTCGCCGGAGGCCGTCGCGGACGCCGCGGGGATTTCCGCAGACGCGATCCGTGCGCTCGGCGAGGAATTGGCCGCCGCGGAGAACGCGGTCGCGATTCCGCCTGGGATCGAGTCGCAGGGCGCCGCCGCGCGGCAGGCGCACCAGGCGGTCGCCGCACTCAACGAGGTGCTGGGAGCCGTGGGTACCCGGGTCTTCCCGGGGGGCGGCGCACCCGAAGGTACGACGGCGAGCTTCGTGGACATGCAGGCGCTGATGGGGCGCATGCGGGCGGGCCAGGTACGCACGCTCATCGTGTCCGGGTGCAATCCGGCCTACGCGCTGCCCGCCGCCGCGGGGTTCGGCGAGGCGCTCGCTAACGTGGCGAACACCGTCGCGATCACGCCGCACCTCGACGAGACGGCGTCGGCCTGCGGCTGGGTGCTCCCCTGCCACCACGCGCTCGAGTCGTGGTGCGATGCGGACCTCGCGGACGGCGCGATGGCGCTCGGGCAGCCCCTCATGCACCCGGTGTTCGACACGCGGCAGCGCGAGGACCTGCTGCTGGACGTCGCGAACGCGGCGGGACAGGGCGCCGCGTTCGGCGGGGCGGACTACGCGACCGTGCTGCGGAGCACCTGGACCGAGCGGCTCGGCGGCGACGACGCGTGGCTCGACGCGCTGCGGCGCGGCGGCGCCTCGGCGGCGGCGTGGGCGGGCGACGAAGGCGAAGGGTCCGGCGCGGACTCCGGTGCGGATCCAGCGCCCGCGGGCGGCGTTGACGGCTTTGCGGCCCCGCAGGCGCCCGACGGCACGCAACTCGTCGTGTACCCGACGGCCCAGTTCTACGATGGCCGGGGCGCGAACCGCTCCTGGATGCAGGAACAGCCCGACGCGATCACGAAGGTCGTGTGGAACTCGTGGGTGGAGATGCACCCGGACATGGCGGACGAACTCGGCGTGGAGCGCGGAGACGTCGTCCGCGTCGAGTCGGCCCAGGGCGCCATCGAGGCGCCGGTCTACGTCTACCGCGGCATCCGCCCGGATACGGTCGCGATCCCGCTCGGACAGGGACACACGGAGTACGGCCGCTACGCGCGCAACCGCGGCGTGAACCCGCTGGACCTCCTGGCGGCGAACGCGGACCCCGGCTCCGGCGCGCTGGCGTACGCCGGCACGGCGGTCACGGTCGAGGCGACCGGGGAGACGGCCCGACTCGTCGTCACGCAGGGCTCCACCGACGACCAGGACCGGGAAATCGTCCACGCCATGAACGTCGAGGACGCGCTGCACGAGGTCGAGGCGCACGAGATCGACCTCGTCGAGCTGGTCGAGGCCGCGTGGGACTCCGACCCGAACAGCCCGTACCGCTGGGGCATGACCATCGACCTCAACGCCTGCACCGGCTGCGGCGCCTGCGTCACCTCCTGCTACTCGGAGAACAACATCCCCACCGTGGGCGAGGAGCAGGCCGCCCTGCGGCGCGAGATGTCGTGGATGCGGATCCACCGCTTCGAGGAGGAGGCGGAGGACGGCGGATTCCAGACGGTGCAACAGCCGATGCTGTGCCAGCACTGCGGCGACGCGCCGTGCGAGCCGGTGTGCCCGGTCTACGCGACGTACCACAGCCCGGAGGGGCTCAACGTCCAGGTCTACAACCGCTGCGTCGGCACGCGGTACTGCGCGAACAACTGCCCCTACAAGGTCCGGCGCTTCAACTGGTTCAACCACGACGCGCGCGGCCGCGGCGACGGGGGCGCCTTCGCGTGGCCGCTGAACCTCCAGCTCAACCCGGACATCACGGTTCGCGAGGTGGGGGTGATGGAGAAGTGCACGATGTGCGTGCACCGGATCAACAAGGCGAAGATCGACGCGAAGGAGGAGGGGCGGACGGTGCGGGACGGCGAGGTGATGACGGCCTGCCAGGCCAGCTGCCCGTCGAACGCGATCACCTTCGGCAACCTCAAGGATCCGGGGAGCGAGGTCTCCCGCAAGGCGAAGAGCGCCCGCGGCTACCACGCGCTCGGTGAACTCGGGGTGCGTCCCGCGATCACCTACCTCGAGGACGTCACGCACCGGCACATGCCCGCGGGCGGGCACGGCGAAGACGAAGAGGCGCACTGA
- the nrfD gene encoding NrfD/PsrC family molybdoenzyme membrane anchor subunit — translation MATAEAKVPATPTLAEANRDITRPISMPEKRFYLVLGVAAAGLALMFGAWFYQIGAGIGVAGITHPVFWGVYITTFVFWVGIAHSGTLISAILYLFRSGWRTTINRTAEAMTIFAVMTAGLFPLIHLGRVWYFYYLMPYPSQRQIWPDFRSPLVMDVFAVSTYLTISALFWYTGLIPDFAILRDRAKGWMYKIYGAFSLGWQGTVSEWRHYRRIYLYMAGIATPLVLSVHSVVSWDFALSIVPGWHSTIFAPYFVAGAIFSGVALVITIMIPLRWAFGLEAYITENHFENMAKLVLLTSLIVGFSYGTEFFLAYYSADPIEIESFRWRALGAYALPFWVMVFCNVVVPQALWFKKVRTSLPALFALTIFVNIGMWYERFVIIVTSLAHEYEPGGWGLYTPSWVEMSILVGSFCWFFFWFLLFSRSLPVISIAEVKEHLAHEHAHAEHGDDGDGHE, via the coding sequence ATGGCGACCGCGGAGGCGAAGGTGCCCGCCACCCCGACGCTGGCCGAGGCGAACCGCGACATCACGCGGCCCATCTCGATGCCCGAGAAGCGCTTCTACCTCGTGCTCGGGGTCGCGGCCGCGGGTCTCGCCCTCATGTTCGGGGCCTGGTTCTACCAGATCGGGGCCGGCATCGGCGTCGCGGGCATCACCCACCCCGTCTTCTGGGGCGTGTACATCACGACCTTCGTCTTCTGGGTCGGGATCGCCCACTCGGGAACGCTGATCTCGGCGATCCTCTACCTCTTCCGCTCCGGCTGGCGCACGACGATCAACCGGACCGCGGAGGCGATGACGATCTTCGCGGTGATGACGGCGGGGCTCTTCCCCCTCATCCACCTGGGTCGCGTCTGGTACTTCTACTACCTGATGCCGTACCCGTCGCAGCGGCAGATCTGGCCGGACTTCCGGTCGCCGCTCGTGATGGACGTGTTCGCGGTGTCGACGTACCTCACGATCTCCGCGCTCTTCTGGTACACCGGCCTCATCCCCGATTTCGCGATCCTGCGCGACCGGGCCAAGGGCTGGATGTACAAGATCTACGGCGCGTTCTCGCTCGGGTGGCAGGGGACGGTGAGCGAGTGGCGGCACTACCGCCGCATCTACCTCTACATGGCGGGGATCGCGACGCCGCTGGTGCTGTCGGTGCACTCCGTGGTTTCGTGGGACTTCGCCCTCTCGATCGTGCCGGGGTGGCACTCGACGATCTTCGCCCCGTACTTCGTGGCCGGGGCGATCTTCAGCGGGGTCGCCCTCGTGATCACGATCATGATCCCGCTGCGGTGGGCGTTCGGGCTCGAGGCGTACATCACCGAGAACCACTTCGAGAACATGGCGAAGCTGGTTCTCCTCACGTCGCTCATCGTGGGCTTCTCGTACGGGACGGAGTTCTTCCTCGCCTACTACTCGGCGGACCCGATCGAGATCGAGAGCTTCCGCTGGCGGGCGCTGGGGGCCTACGCGCTCCCGTTCTGGGTGATGGTGTTCTGCAACGTGGTCGTGCCGCAGGCGCTGTGGTTCAAGAAGGTCCGCACCAGCCTGCCGGCGCTGTTCGCGCTCACGATCTTCGTCAACATCGGGATGTGGTACGAGCGGTTCGTGATCATCGTCACGTCGCTCGCGCACGAGTACGAGCCGGGCGGCTGGGGCCTGTACACGCCGAGTTGGGTGGAGATGTCGATTCTCGTCGGCAGCTTCTGCTGGTTCTTCTTCTGGTTCCTGCTCTTCTCGCGCAGCCTGCCGGTGATCTCGATCGCCGAGGTGAAGGAACACCTCGCGCACGAGCACGCGCACGCTGAACACGGAGACGACGGGGATGGCCATGAGTAG
- a CDS encoding DUF3341 domain-containing protein produces the protein MSSGVLGQYDSLHGTLDAIARLREAGHRDIEVFSPIPSPEIEEAMDIHSSPVRVWALTGAITGCTLGVLLTAGTSLAYPLVTQGKPLVSLPPFVVFMFELTVLLTGIFGLVALLVHTKRPVINLDPAYRTSFSVDRWGIFVPVNGEGHAAAEALVRETAAVDVEVQG, from the coding sequence ATGAGTAGCGGCGTCCTCGGGCAGTACGACTCGCTGCACGGCACGCTCGACGCCATCGCGCGGCTGCGGGAGGCGGGACACCGGGACATCGAGGTCTTCTCGCCGATTCCGTCGCCGGAGATCGAGGAGGCGATGGACATCCACTCCTCGCCGGTGCGCGTGTGGGCGCTGACGGGCGCGATCACCGGGTGTACGCTCGGGGTGCTGCTCACGGCGGGCACGTCGCTGGCGTATCCGCTCGTCACGCAGGGCAAGCCGCTCGTATCGCTGCCCCCGTTCGTCGTGTTCATGTTCGAACTCACCGTGCTGCTCACGGGGATCTTCGGGCTGGTCGCCCTGCTCGTGCACACGAAGCGGCCGGTGATCAACCTCGACCCGGCGTATCGGACCTCCTTCTCGGTCGACCGCTGGGGCATCTTCGTCCCGGTCAACGGCGAGGGGCACGCCGCCGCCGAGGCGCTGGTGCGGGAGACGGCCGCGGTGGACGTGGAGGTGCAGGGATGA
- a CDS encoding cytochrome c has protein sequence MTARAAATVVLAAFALGGCDDQIKHLDQRTPFFNTMSWQPSLEAYEERARLPVPGTMPIDGERTYDLMAADTMLVSPISGTEADLARGAELYSQFCTVCHGVTGAGDGSVVGQNRIPDIPLLNIRGELTRGYTDGYIWGMIGNGRGLMPPYRRIPAMDRWYLVAYVRQLQAEAMAEEAAAAEAAAAEAAAESEAGEVPPTGGGL, from the coding sequence ATGACCGCCCGGGCCGCCGCGACCGTGGTCCTCGCCGCCTTCGCGCTGGGCGGTTGCGACGACCAGATCAAGCACCTGGATCAGCGGACCCCGTTCTTCAACACGATGTCCTGGCAGCCCTCGCTGGAGGCCTACGAGGAGCGGGCGCGGCTGCCGGTGCCCGGCACGATGCCGATCGACGGCGAGCGCACGTACGACCTGATGGCGGCCGACACGATGCTGGTCAGCCCGATCTCCGGCACCGAGGCCGACCTCGCCCGCGGGGCGGAACTGTACAGCCAGTTCTGCACCGTCTGTCACGGCGTGACGGGCGCGGGGGACGGCTCCGTGGTGGGGCAGAACCGGATCCCGGACATCCCGCTCCTCAACATCCGGGGCGAACTCACGCGCGGATACACGGACGGCTACATCTGGGGGATGATCGGGAACGGACGCGGGCTGATGCCGCCCTACCGGCGCATCCCGGCCATGGACCGCTGGTACCTGGTCGCGTACGTGCGGCAACTGCAGGCCGAGGCGATGGCCGAGGAAGCGGCGGCGGCTGAGGCGGCGGCGGCCGAAGCGGCGGCGGAGTCCGAGGCGGGCGAAGTTCCCCCGACGGGAGGAGGCCTGTGA
- a CDS encoding CopG family transcriptional regulator yields MNPFSLKLPVAMDAALTREARRRNVSRSALVREILDEALGRASDSESPSCLELAGDLAGCFDSGRSDAATDPLLLEEAMLVDADYVAADRRR; encoded by the coding sequence ATGAACCCATTCTCCCTGAAGCTACCGGTTGCGATGGATGCAGCGCTGACCAGAGAGGCGCGGCGACGCAACGTCAGCCGCTCCGCTCTGGTGCGCGAGATCCTCGACGAAGCACTCGGTCGCGCCTCCGACTCCGAGTCGCCGAGTTGCCTCGAACTTGCCGGGGATCTCGCCGGGTGCTTCGATAGCGGTCGTTCCGATGCGGCGACGGATCCGCTCCTGCTCGAAGAGGCCATGCTCGTCGACGCCGACTACGTTGCCGCCGACCGTCGTCGTTGA
- a CDS encoding PIN domain-containing protein — protein sequence MRRRIRSCSKRPCSSTPTTLPPTVVVDTGPIVALFDRSEARHDWARRQFDTLRAPLLTCEAVLSETSFILRRLGADPSLPVQLVEQGMLRIAPLFDATADATAVGRLMRRYADVPMSFADACLVRIVESTEHASVMTLDSDFHIYRQHGRRVIPLLAPAES from the coding sequence ATGCGGCGACGGATCCGCTCCTGCTCGAAGAGGCCATGCTCGTCGACGCCGACTACGTTGCCGCCGACCGTCGTCGTTGACACTGGCCCCATCGTCGCTCTGTTCGACCGCAGCGAGGCACGGCACGATTGGGCTCGGCGTCAGTTCGACACTCTGAGGGCGCCGCTGCTTACCTGCGAAGCCGTGCTTTCGGAGACGTCGTTCATCCTCCGGCGCCTGGGCGCCGACCCAAGCTTGCCCGTGCAACTCGTGGAGCAGGGCATGCTGCGCATCGCACCGCTGTTTGATGCCACCGCCGACGCGACGGCCGTAGGCCGACTGATGCGACGGTACGCGGACGTTCCAATGTCGTTCGCCGACGCGTGCCTCGTGAGGATCGTCGAGTCGACGGAGCACGCTTCCGTCATGACGCTCGATTCCGACTTCCACATCTACCGGCAGCACGGGCGGCGAGTCATCCCGTTACTCGCACCCGCCGAGTCGTGA
- a CDS encoding 2-oxoglutarate dehydrogenase E1 component, giving the protein MSDDGSGSANDRGWVADGYNAGYAEGLVERTLRDRGVIPPPLAGWDPSAGAVVEAPPRVVVPPPPPPPATPAEAEVVATEDLRLAAIAGALVEDYRAYGHLGARIDPLGSEPPRHPLLEPAYHGIRREELARVPASAVWLKHLGDNAAEVVDRLEEIYCGPIGYELDQMENPAQRDWLVDYIESHRHRLLMSRERAKACLEWLTRVEGLETFLHRTYLGKKRFSVEGLDMLVPMMRGIIGSAGRRGARQVFVGMAHRGRLNVLAHVMGLSYESIVAEFEEQAARGIMTALPEHGSGDVKYHVGGRSQVAEDDVQLDVRLAPNPSHLEHVNPVVLGMARAARFSGEASDSSAILPILIHGDASFAGQGVVAETLNLCRLRAYETGGTLHIITNNQLGFTTLPGDSRSTRYASDLALGFRLPVVHVNADDPEACMAAARLAVDYRFEFGEDLVIDLVGYRRYGHNEGDEPSYTQPMMYERIASHPRVRAQFAEVVIERGLLSREETDEMVADVDAELEAARGAIAAHKEADAQTGAAPDPKRLLDPAEPARPTGIPEARLRDLNEAIHRWPDDFKPFHKLGRQLERRRAALDEGIDWGHAESLALAGLLTEGVPVRLTGEDTERGTFSHRHLVLHDAEDGRPHTPMAHLEDGQAAFRIANSPLSEIATLGFEYGFSTIAANALVMWEAQFGDFANVGQAIIDQFIVSGRTKWGLESRLVLLLPHGYEGQGPEHSSARLERFLQLAAEGNIRVVNCTTPAQYFHALRWQALRATCRPLIVMTPKSLLRHPRARSTIADLTGAAFRPVLPDPDFRADPSNVSRVLVCSGKVYFDLLAEAPPAHNIPILRVEQPYPFPAEELAAALAPYPREAEICWVQEEPENMGAWTFMRPHLRELIGREPVYIGRPERASPAEGYFGKHVRHQRRLLRAALRLD; this is encoded by the coding sequence ATGAGCGACGACGGTAGCGGCTCCGCCAACGACCGCGGCTGGGTCGCGGACGGTTACAACGCGGGATACGCCGAGGGGCTGGTCGAACGGACCCTGCGCGACCGGGGCGTGATCCCGCCCCCGCTGGCGGGCTGGGATCCATCGGCCGGGGCGGTCGTGGAAGCGCCGCCGAGGGTGGTGGTTCCTCCTCCTCCCCCGCCCCCAGCCACGCCGGCCGAGGCGGAGGTCGTGGCGACGGAGGACCTGCGGCTCGCCGCCATCGCGGGGGCGCTCGTCGAGGACTACCGCGCCTACGGACATCTCGGGGCGCGCATCGATCCGCTCGGATCGGAGCCTCCGAGGCATCCGCTGCTCGAACCGGCGTATCACGGCATCCGCCGCGAAGAACTCGCGCGCGTACCGGCTTCCGCCGTCTGGCTCAAGCACCTGGGCGACAACGCGGCCGAAGTCGTGGACCGCCTGGAGGAGATCTACTGCGGCCCGATCGGCTACGAACTCGACCAGATGGAGAACCCGGCTCAGCGCGACTGGCTCGTGGACTACATCGAATCGCACCGCCACCGGCTCCTCATGAGCCGCGAGCGGGCGAAGGCGTGCCTCGAGTGGCTGACCCGCGTGGAGGGTCTCGAGACCTTCCTGCACCGCACCTACCTCGGGAAGAAGCGGTTCTCCGTCGAGGGGCTCGACATGCTCGTGCCCATGATGCGGGGGATCATCGGGAGCGCGGGGCGGCGCGGGGCGCGGCAGGTGTTCGTGGGGATGGCGCATCGCGGGCGCCTGAACGTGCTGGCCCACGTCATGGGGCTGTCCTACGAGTCGATCGTGGCCGAATTCGAGGAACAGGCCGCGCGCGGCATCATGACCGCGCTCCCGGAGCACGGATCCGGCGACGTCAAGTACCACGTCGGAGGCCGGTCGCAGGTCGCGGAGGACGACGTCCAACTGGACGTGCGGCTCGCCCCCAACCCGAGCCACCTCGAGCACGTGAACCCCGTCGTCCTCGGAATGGCCCGGGCCGCGCGCTTCAGCGGCGAGGCCTCCGACTCATCGGCCATACTCCCCATCCTCATCCACGGCGACGCCTCCTTCGCGGGGCAGGGCGTCGTGGCGGAAACGCTGAACCTGTGCCGGCTGCGGGCCTACGAGACGGGCGGCACGCTTCACATCATCACGAACAACCAGCTGGGCTTCACCACCCTGCCCGGCGACAGCCGCTCGACCCGGTACGCGAGCGACCTCGCGCTCGGCTTCCGGCTTCCCGTCGTGCACGTGAACGCGGACGACCCCGAGGCGTGCATGGCCGCGGCTCGGCTCGCCGTCGACTACCGGTTCGAGTTCGGGGAGGACCTGGTCATCGACCTCGTGGGCTACCGGCGCTACGGGCACAACGAGGGGGACGAACCCTCCTACACCCAGCCCATGATGTACGAGCGGATCGCCTCGCACCCGCGGGTGCGCGCGCAGTTTGCGGAAGTCGTCATCGAGCGCGGGCTGCTCTCCCGCGAAGAGACCGATGAGATGGTCGCGGACGTGGATGCGGAACTCGAGGCGGCCAGGGGGGCGATCGCCGCGCACAAGGAGGCGGACGCACAGACGGGAGCGGCCCCGGACCCGAAGCGTCTGCTGGACCCGGCGGAGCCGGCGCGGCCGACCGGCATTCCAGAGGCGCGGCTGCGGGACCTCAACGAGGCGATCCACCGCTGGCCCGACGACTTCAAGCCCTTCCACAAGCTCGGCCGACAGCTGGAACGCCGTCGCGCCGCGCTGGACGAAGGCATCGACTGGGGGCATGCCGAGTCGCTCGCGCTGGCGGGCCTGCTCACGGAGGGCGTCCCCGTGCGCCTCACCGGCGAGGACACCGAGCGCGGCACCTTCAGCCACCGCCACCTCGTGCTGCACGACGCGGAGGATGGACGCCCCCACACGCCCATGGCCCACCTCGAAGACGGGCAGGCGGCGTTCCGCATCGCGAACAGCCCCCTGTCCGAGATCGCCACCCTCGGCTTCGAGTACGGTTTCTCCACGATCGCCGCCAACGCGCTCGTCATGTGGGAGGCCCAGTTCGGCGATTTCGCCAACGTCGGGCAGGCGATCATCGACCAGTTCATCGTCTCGGGCCGCACGAAGTGGGGCCTGGAGTCGCGGCTCGTCCTGCTCCTTCCCCACGGCTACGAGGGCCAGGGCCCGGAGCACTCGAGCGCCCGGCTGGAGCGTTTCCTGCAACTCGCCGCCGAAGGCAACATCCGCGTCGTGAACTGCACCACGCCCGCGCAGTACTTCCACGCCCTGCGCTGGCAGGCGCTGCGCGCAACGTGTCGCCCCCTGATCGTGATGACGCCGAAGAGCCTGCTGCGCCATCCCCGTGCCCGCTCCACGATCGCCGACCTCACCGGGGCCGCCTTCCGCCCCGTGCTCCCGGACCCGGATTTCCGGGCCGACCCTTCGAACGTGAGCCGGGTCCTCGTGTGCAGCGGAAAGGTCTACTTCGACCTGCTGGCGGAGGCTCCCCCCGCCCACAACATCCCGATCCTGCGCGTCGAACAGCCCTATCCCTTCCCGGCGGAGGAGCTGGCCGCGGCCCTGGCCCCCTATCCCCGCGAGGCGGAGATCTGCTGGGTACAGGAGGAGCCGGAGAACATGGGCGCCTGGACGTTCATGCGCCCGCACCTGCGCGAACTCATCGGCCGCGAGCCCGTCTACATCGGCCGCCCCGAACGCGCGAGCCCCGCGGAGGGCTACTTCGGCAAGCACGTCCGGCACCAGCGCCGCCTCCTCCGCGCCGCCCTGCGCCTGGACTGA